The genomic stretch AGATAGCCCTTAAGGTCGAGAAGGACCTCTTGGCTCCAGTGCGAACGGACGTTGAATCCGGTCAACAGGGCGAGCTTTTCTTGCAATTCGGCCTCGTTCCAGTGCAAAAGGAACAGTTCCACAAGCCAAGTATACCTACAGTCAGGTAGAATGCGAGCGGCCACTCTACCGCCATGCAAAGCGCCTTAGACTTGCCCGAATCGGTCGCCAATGCCGCCTTTTCCGACGGAGAATCGCACTCATCGCCCCTCATTGCGGCTGTGGCCGACATGGATATGGACGGCAAGTTTGGCGAGACGTGGTTCATCGCCACTCCCGATACGATCATCATTGTCGGACGCGAACTGTCGTCCGAACGATCGACCGGTCGCCGATTGCCCTGGATGATCAAGAGCGATGAGAACGGACTTGAGGCCAGCGACGAGGCTGCGCTCATAGCGGCGATTCCCTTTTCCAGTTTGGCCGAGGTGCAGTTGGAGCGGCTCGTGGGCTGTTCGGCATTGACAGCGGTTACAACGGGCGGCAGCCGCATAGAACTGGCGCGGTTCACCAGCGCGCTCAACGACGCATTCTCCGATGTGGCGCTTCAGGTCAACGCTCTGATCGAAGGGAAGGAGCTTCTCCAGCCAGCCGGTCGTTCTGCCGCCTGTCCGCGATGCGGACGACCCTACCCGCCCGATTCCAGCTCGTGCCCGGCCTGCCGATCCAAAAAGCAGATTCTCGCCCGCACCATGATGCTAGCGCGGGACTACTGGCGGTGGATGTTCGTTTCAAGTTTGCTCGCGGCGATTTCTGCAGGAATCGAGCTGCTCCCGCCATTCTTGACGATGATGCTGATCGATAGAGTGCTGACGCCGAGAGCGAACTATCACCTTTTCCTGTGGCTGTTGGGCGCGTTGATCGTATCAAGGGTCGTTGGCGTTGGCATCAACATTCTGCGCGGACGGCTGTCGGCGTGGTTGGGCAGCCGCATCGCGTTTGAACTAAGGTCCAAACTCTTCCAGCATCTGCAGTGGCTGTCTCTCAGCTACTTTGACCGTCGGCAAATCGGTTCGATCATGAGCCGGGTAACGCGCGACACGGAGGCGCTCTACGACTTTATGGTCAATAGCGCGCCCGCGTTGACGGTCAATGCGCTCATGATCGTTGGGATCGGCGTCGCGATGGTCTCGGTCAATTGGCAATTGAGCCTGTTGACGCTGATCCCGGCTCCCTTTATCGTCCTGCTGGCTCGGGCGGCTTGGCGAAGGATCACTCGCATATGGCGCCGATATTGGCATCGCTGGGCGCGGCTGAACGCCCACCTGAGCGGAGCCTTGAGCGGTGCAAGGGAGGTTCGCGCCTTTACTCAAGAAGAGCGCGAGATCGGCACCTTCGATCGGCGCAATCTGGAGATTGCGGACAGCGGTATGCGGGCCGGGCAGATCAGCGCAACGATCTATCCGTTGGTCGGTTTTATGGTCATGTCCAGTTCGTTCATCATCTGGTATGTGGGCGGCAAGGGCGTGTTGGGCGGCACGATCAGCCTTGGGCAACTGGTGGCGTTCTT from Armatimonadota bacterium encodes the following:
- a CDS encoding ATP-binding cassette domain-containing protein, producing the protein MQSALDLPESVANAAFSDGESHSSPLIAAVADMDMDGKFGETWFIATPDTIIIVGRELSSERSTGRRLPWMIKSDENGLEASDEAALIAAIPFSSLAEVQLERLVGCSALTAVTTGGSRIELARFTSALNDAFSDVALQVNALIEGKELLQPAGRSAACPRCGRPYPPDSSSCPACRSKKQILARTMMLARDYWRWMFVSSLLAAISAGIELLPPFLTMMLIDRVLTPRANYHLFLWLLGALIVSRVVGVGINILRGRLSAWLGSRIAFELRSKLFQHLQWLSLSYFDRRQIGSIMSRVTRDTEALYDFMVNSAPALTVNALMIVGIGVAMVSVNWQLSLLTLIPAPFIVLLARAAWRRITRIWRRYWHRWARLNAHLSGALSGAREVRAFTQEEREIGTFDRRNLEIADSGMRAGQISATIYPLVGFMVMSSSFIIWYVGGKGVLGGTISLGQLVAFLAYVGMLYGPLNVVTNIMDWASRTVTAAERVFEALDTEPEVQDAPEAKSLDRVEGEIRFEAVSFGYEAHRLALEEIDLKIEPGEMIGLVGHSGSGKSTLINLVCRFYDPDRGRITLDGLDLREIKARDLRGQIGVVLQDTFLFPGSIRENIAYAKPNADQEAIMSAAKAAHAHGFIMRFPDGYDTWVGERGHRLSGGERQRIAIARAILRDPKILILDEATSAVDTETERQIQEALDYLVQGRTTIAIAHRLSTLRHADRIVVLEKGRIVEEGSHEELMELGGVYGRLVNMQLELAKNRLVVE